The Bordetella sp. FB-8 genome includes a window with the following:
- the bcsA gene encoding UDP-forming cellulose synthase catalytic subunit, with translation MSQTKPKRTKLAPEPSQADTPLRDYDGKQWDERLMTLGASLWSPNWFRLLIVLLAALLFIATVTVKLNSTQQWVFGILCILVAFLLSRISGRLITVTMVTLSIFVSLRYIYWRVTQTLNFSGPLEFVFGYALLLAEIYALVMLILSYFQTLWPLPRRPVPLPVDTSAWPTVDVYIPTYNEPLDVVRQTVMAATVLDWPADKLRVYVLDDGRRDEFREFCAQAGVGYLTRADNQYAKAGNLNAALPRTSGEYIAVFDCDHITTRSFLQVCMGWFLKDKKLAVLQTPHVFFSPDPFERNLETFRRVPNEGDLFYGVVQNGNDLWNASFFCGSCAVLRRSALEDIGGVATESVTEDALTALKLSAKGYNTAYLAVPQAAGLATESLGRHIGQRIRWARGMAEIFRKYNPLLSRGLRLSQRLCYLSAMMHFFFGIPRMVFLLMPMAYLFFGAQVFHASALMVLAYVVPHLIISNMGASRIQGRFRHSFWNEIYETVLAWYTIVPVIQALLFPGSKGFNVTAKGGVIRQSFFDWALARPYLGLLLVNLVGVVVGLVDLAHHPKWIVTMSILFNLGWVAYNIMLLSAAAGVASEEKQLRSMPRVQVKLPAAVGLPDGRRIACQASDFSRGGLGLMMPEDAPLPERGERVMISVFRDNYEGIFPAEVVMCRGRLLGVSFPDLTIEQERDLARVTFARADNWSSSWGKYRPDRPMRSFVEVIGIGIVGLRDLLKQMFWWGKGHLRHPAEVSTGAPGTKRS, from the coding sequence ATGAGTCAGACCAAACCGAAGCGGACCAAACTGGCGCCGGAGCCATCGCAGGCCGACACGCCTCTGCGGGACTATGACGGCAAGCAATGGGACGAGCGGCTCATGACCCTGGGGGCGTCGCTATGGTCGCCGAACTGGTTCCGGCTGCTGATAGTGCTGTTGGCCGCGCTGCTGTTCATCGCAACCGTGACGGTCAAGCTGAATTCGACGCAGCAATGGGTATTCGGGATCCTCTGCATCCTCGTCGCCTTTTTGCTGAGCCGCATCAGCGGCAGGTTAATCACGGTAACGATGGTGACCCTGTCTATATTCGTTTCCCTACGCTACATATACTGGCGCGTGACCCAGACGCTGAATTTTTCCGGGCCGCTGGAATTCGTGTTCGGCTATGCCTTGCTGCTGGCCGAAATATACGCATTAGTGATGCTGATACTCAGCTATTTCCAGACGCTCTGGCCGCTGCCGCGCCGACCTGTGCCGCTGCCGGTCGATACCTCGGCCTGGCCCACGGTGGATGTGTACATCCCAACCTACAACGAGCCTCTGGACGTCGTGCGGCAGACGGTGATGGCCGCCACGGTGCTCGATTGGCCCGCCGACAAGCTGCGCGTGTACGTGCTGGATGACGGCCGCCGGGATGAGTTCCGGGAATTCTGCGCCCAAGCGGGCGTGGGCTACCTGACACGGGCTGACAACCAATACGCCAAGGCCGGCAATCTGAACGCGGCGCTGCCGCGAACCAGCGGCGAATACATCGCCGTGTTCGACTGCGATCACATCACCACCCGTTCGTTCCTGCAGGTCTGCATGGGGTGGTTCCTGAAAGACAAGAAGCTGGCCGTGTTGCAGACACCGCACGTGTTCTTTTCACCAGATCCCTTCGAGCGCAATCTCGAAACCTTCAGGCGGGTACCCAACGAAGGCGACCTGTTCTATGGCGTGGTGCAAAATGGCAACGACCTATGGAATGCCTCCTTCTTTTGCGGTTCCTGCGCGGTGCTGCGGCGTTCCGCGCTGGAGGATATCGGTGGCGTAGCGACCGAAAGCGTCACGGAAGACGCCCTGACCGCACTGAAGCTGAGCGCGAAGGGCTACAACACCGCCTATCTGGCCGTGCCGCAAGCGGCTGGCCTGGCGACCGAAAGCCTGGGACGCCATATCGGCCAACGCATACGCTGGGCACGCGGCATGGCGGAGATCTTCCGCAAATACAACCCGCTGCTGAGCCGAGGTTTGCGCCTGTCGCAGCGGCTGTGCTACCTGAGCGCGATGATGCACTTCTTCTTCGGGATCCCGCGCATGGTGTTCCTGCTCATGCCCATGGCTTATCTATTCTTCGGCGCGCAGGTCTTTCATGCATCGGCGCTGATGGTGCTGGCCTATGTCGTGCCGCATCTCATTATTTCGAACATGGGCGCCTCCCGCATTCAAGGACGTTTCCGCCACTCGTTCTGGAACGAAATCTACGAAACGGTATTGGCTTGGTACACCATTGTGCCGGTGATCCAGGCTTTGCTGTTTCCCGGCAGCAAGGGTTTCAACGTGACAGCCAAGGGCGGAGTAATCCGACAATCGTTTTTCGATTGGGCGCTGGCCAGGCCCTACCTCGGCCTACTGCTCGTGAACCTGGTAGGCGTCGTGGTGGGCCTGGTGGACCTGGCGCATCATCCCAAATGGATCGTGACGATGAGTATCTTGTTCAACCTGGGGTGGGTGGCCTACAACATCATGCTTCTGAGCGCGGCCGCGGGGGTCGCGAGCGAGGAAAAGCAGTTGCGCTCCATGCCGCGCGTGCAGGTCAAATTGCCAGCCGCCGTGGGCCTGCCCGACGGGCGTCGCATCGCCTGCCAGGCCAGCGACTTCTCTCGTGGCGGGCTGGGGCTGATGATGCCCGAGGATGCGCCCTTGCCGGAGCGCGGCGAGCGCGTCATGATCTCGGTGTTCCGCGACAACTACGAAGGCATATTCCCCGCCGAAGTCGTGATGTGCCGTGGCCGTCTGCTGGGCGTGAGCTTTCCGGACCTGACCATCGAGCAAGAGCGCGATCTGGCGCGGGTGACGTTTGCGCGCGCCGACAACTGGTCCTCGTCCTGGGGAAAATATCGCCCCGATAGGCCGATGCGCTCCTTCGTCGAGGTGATCGGCATCGGCATAGTCGGCTTGCGGGATCTGCTCAAGCAGATGTTCTGGTGGGGCAAGGGGCACTTGCGCCATCCGGCCGAGGTGTCCACGGGCGCACCGGGAACCAAACGATCATGA
- the bcsQ gene encoding cellulose biosynthesis protein BcsQ encodes MVTVIAVVAAKGGVGKSTIAANLGTALCQTGRAILSIDLDPQNALHLHLGGNPEDIHGLSRASVGGTPWRNACVRSVSGVYVLPFGQVNDTDLQTLERQIASDPNWLSNHLRSLNLNSDTVVILDTPPGSSEYLRQALGAADLVISVLLADAASYPTLPMIENMIQRYSGARPGRLGHVCIVNQVDAARLLSKDSVHLIQSALGDRVIGVVHEDQAVSESLARGRTVVEADPYSLGRKDLMQCADWILRRLKTRADAAL; translated from the coding sequence ATGGTAACGGTCATCGCAGTCGTGGCTGCCAAGGGTGGCGTGGGTAAGAGCACGATAGCCGCCAACCTGGGAACGGCGCTGTGCCAGACTGGCCGCGCAATCCTGTCGATCGACCTCGATCCGCAGAATGCCCTGCACTTGCATCTGGGCGGCAACCCGGAAGACATCCATGGCCTATCGCGTGCCAGCGTAGGCGGAACGCCCTGGCGCAATGCCTGCGTGCGATCCGTTTCGGGTGTTTACGTCCTGCCCTTCGGCCAGGTCAACGATACCGACCTACAGACCCTGGAACGCCAGATTGCCTCCGATCCCAACTGGCTATCGAATCATTTGCGCAGCTTGAACCTGAACAGCGACACGGTGGTGATCCTGGACACGCCGCCAGGATCGTCTGAATACCTGCGCCAAGCGCTGGGCGCGGCCGATCTGGTGATCTCCGTGCTGCTGGCCGACGCCGCCTCATACCCCACGCTGCCGATGATCGAAAACATGATCCAACGCTATAGCGGGGCGCGGCCCGGCCGGCTCGGACATGTCTGCATCGTCAATCAGGTCGATGCCGCGCGGCTTCTATCCAAAGACTCGGTACATCTGATCCAAAGCGCGCTGGGCGATCGCGTCATCGGCGTGGTGCACGAAGATCAGGCCGTGAGCGAATCGCTGGCCCGGGGCCGCACCGTGGTCGAGGCCGATCCCTACAGCCTGGGCCGCAAAGACCTGATGCAATGCGCGGATTGGATCTTACGGCGCCTGAAAACCAGGGCGGACGCGGCTCTATGA
- the bcsP gene encoding cellulose biosynthesis protein BcsP, giving the protein MSNTTDISNLYQQTGGNPSQYKEVEVAEQAHASRGRWTMLSAVHPDRAEAISVNGTPDEAVHQAEAARFDAMAHEAATIAPAVPKAPIGPSDPWIGPATMSMPFAAQEQAPYTAAAIVENAAPAYEPPLAPAPSPPVEYVHMAPVPMPAVLEQPHVIHAAMPDPLPAYAEPGQSFAPIVTQAPLAPVMPEQSAAQPLTEPLPVSEPPTPTPAAQTSSLSGVFARLARTAPAADSTQGQKSPW; this is encoded by the coding sequence ATGAGCAATACAACGGACATTTCAAACCTCTACCAACAGACAGGCGGGAACCCGTCGCAATATAAAGAGGTAGAGGTGGCGGAACAGGCGCACGCGTCTCGCGGGCGCTGGACCATGTTGTCGGCCGTACATCCGGACCGGGCCGAAGCGATATCGGTGAACGGAACACCGGACGAAGCAGTTCACCAAGCCGAAGCGGCGAGATTTGACGCGATGGCACACGAAGCGGCAACCATCGCGCCGGCCGTGCCGAAGGCTCCGATTGGGCCGAGCGACCCTTGGATCGGGCCTGCGACGATGTCCATGCCATTCGCGGCCCAGGAACAGGCGCCCTACACCGCTGCCGCAATCGTGGAAAACGCAGCGCCGGCCTATGAGCCGCCGCTTGCCCCTGCCCCCTCCCCTCCTGTCGAATACGTGCACATGGCACCGGTTCCCATGCCTGCCGTGCTTGAACAGCCGCACGTTATCCACGCTGCCATGCCCGATCCATTGCCCGCTTATGCCGAGCCCGGACAATCTTTCGCTCCCATCGTGACTCAAGCGCCGCTTGCGCCTGTCATGCCGGAACAATCCGCTGCCCAACCTCTGACCGAACCACTGCCTGTTTCAGAGCCACCGACTCCTACACCCGCCGCGCAGACTTCCAGCCTGAGCGGCGTGTTTGCTCGCCTGGCGCGAACCGCGCCCGCAGCCGATTCCACACAAGGTCAAAAATCGCCATGGTAA
- the bcsD gene encoding cellulose biosynthesis protein BcsD, which produces MSHYINNRLCAPQWRSFLSIFAEELAQDMTSRHLGQVMRRTGEQFARQHSLPGTSTIADLQMAINRVWDAMDWGWVEIHEAQDRLVLSHYYAPLQAAFGAAHQAWSSAFLEGAYDLWMHQSGADSQLRVTSADDHSASGAMVFHFGR; this is translated from the coding sequence GTGAGTCATTACATCAACAACCGCCTGTGCGCACCGCAATGGCGCTCGTTCCTATCGATTTTCGCCGAAGAGCTGGCGCAAGACATGACCTCTAGGCACTTGGGCCAGGTCATGCGCCGCACCGGCGAGCAATTCGCCCGCCAGCACTCGCTGCCCGGAACCAGCACGATCGCCGACCTGCAGATGGCCATCAACCGGGTCTGGGATGCGATGGACTGGGGCTGGGTCGAAATACACGAGGCCCAAGACCGTTTGGTGCTGAGCCATTACTACGCGCCTTTGCAAGCGGCGTTCGGCGCAGCCCACCAGGCTTGGTCCAGCGCTTTCCTGGAGGGTGCCTACGATTTGTGGATGCACCAATCGGGAGCCGACTCGCAACTGCGGGTGACTTCGGCGGACGATCACAGCGCCTCGGGCGCGATGGTTTTTCACTTCGGCAGATGA
- the asnB gene encoding asparagine synthase (glutamine-hydrolyzing), producing MCGIVGWVTRRPVSEPHNVLTRALNAIEHRGPDGNGIWIESGADQEQVALAHCRLAIIDLTGSAQPLHSHDGRFTVTYNGEIYNYLELREELKKLGLRFTSNGDTEVVVEAYRQWGTEAFSKFRGMYAFALWDADHDRLIIARDQVGKKPLYLAEIAEGIAFASEIGALQQLNQVHASIDLDQIPAYLARRYITGPSTFFHQIRKLQPGHFLIYEKGMAREQRFYETPLLSIAPRARPLAENVERLGNLLDESVRLRMRSDAPFGLYLSGGLDSSVILALMQRHSASPVRTFSVGFEGSNANELSPAKRTAQDFDTMHHELTVTAGDFAAAWPRCVALRGAPVSEASDIAIHLLSKAAHSTVKMVLTGEGADELLAGYPKFWAERWLARYHAVIPPALHRRLFHPLIARLPYRFDRLKIFSRAAGTAHVAVRARNWFASGGMDLIERLTRGSAERETTERPRHSSQIRALQIHDFEYWLPDNLLERGDRMMMGGSVEGRMPFMDVKLAELAAEFPEDHLIQGRRGKIVLREIAKQLLRPELLARPKIGFAVPLESWFRGPLQPMMRDLLQSGNSKVRTLVDAAVLDSIVASHMKASQNHAKLLWSLANLELFLRMHQH from the coding sequence ATGTGCGGAATAGTCGGTTGGGTGACGCGTCGGCCGGTATCCGAGCCGCACAATGTTCTTACGCGCGCCTTGAATGCCATTGAGCATCGCGGCCCGGACGGCAATGGCATCTGGATTGAGTCGGGAGCCGACCAGGAACAGGTCGCGCTGGCGCATTGCAGGCTCGCCATCATCGACTTGACCGGAAGCGCGCAGCCGCTGCACAGCCATGATGGCCGTTTCACCGTGACCTATAACGGTGAAATCTACAATTACCTGGAATTGCGCGAGGAGTTAAAAAAACTCGGCCTGCGCTTCACGAGCAACGGCGATACGGAAGTGGTCGTCGAAGCCTATCGCCAATGGGGCACGGAGGCATTTTCCAAATTCCGCGGCATGTACGCGTTCGCGCTATGGGATGCGGACCATGATCGACTGATCATTGCGCGCGACCAAGTTGGAAAAAAGCCCCTGTATCTGGCCGAAATAGCCGAGGGCATCGCATTCGCCTCCGAGATCGGCGCCTTGCAGCAACTCAATCAAGTACATGCCTCAATCGATCTGGACCAGATTCCCGCTTACTTGGCGCGCCGTTACATCACAGGGCCTTCAACCTTTTTCCATCAAATCCGCAAACTCCAGCCCGGGCACTTCCTGATCTACGAAAAAGGCATGGCGCGTGAACAGCGCTTCTATGAAACACCGCTGCTGTCGATAGCGCCCCGAGCGCGCCCCCTTGCGGAAAACGTCGAACGGCTCGGCAATCTTCTGGACGAGTCCGTCCGCTTGCGCATGCGCTCGGACGCCCCCTTCGGGCTCTATCTTTCAGGCGGCCTGGATTCCTCGGTCATCCTGGCATTGATGCAACGCCATAGCGCCAGCCCCGTGCGCACGTTCTCGGTCGGCTTCGAGGGCAGCAACGCCAACGAACTTTCGCCGGCAAAACGCACCGCGCAAGACTTCGACACGATGCATCATGAACTTACCGTCACCGCCGGCGACTTTGCCGCGGCGTGGCCACGCTGCGTCGCATTGCGCGGCGCCCCCGTTTCAGAAGCCTCCGATATCGCCATCCATTTGCTTTCGAAAGCCGCGCACTCGACGGTCAAAATGGTTCTTACCGGCGAAGGCGCAGATGAACTGCTTGCCGGCTATCCCAAGTTCTGGGCTGAACGCTGGCTAGCCCGCTACCATGCGGTGATCCCTCCCGCGCTCCACCGGAGGTTGTTCCATCCGCTAATCGCCCGCCTGCCGTATCGCTTCGATCGCCTGAAAATTTTCAGCCGCGCCGCCGGCACCGCGCACGTCGCGGTTCGCGCACGCAACTGGTTTGCCAGCGGAGGGATGGATCTCATCGAGCGGCTTACGCGGGGATCCGCGGAACGCGAAACCACCGAGCGGCCGCGCCATTCCAGCCAGATCCGGGCCTTGCAGATTCACGACTTTGAATATTGGTTGCCCGACAACCTCCTCGAAAGAGGCGACCGGATGATGATGGGGGGCTCCGTAGAGGGAAGAATGCCCTTTATGGACGTTAAATTGGCCGAACTTGCAGCCGAATTCCCCGAAGATCATCTAATTCAGGGTCGCCGTGGCAAGATCGTGCTGCGGGAGATAGCAAAACAGCTGCTCCGTCCGGAACTGCTGGCCCGGCCAAAGATCGGCTTCGCCGTCCCGCTGGAATCCTGGTTCCGCGGCCCGTTGCAGCCCATGATGCGCGACCTGCTGCAATCCGGCAACTCGAAGGTCAGAACCCTTGTCGACGCCGCAGTGCTCGATAGCATCGTGGCCAGCCATATGAAAGCCAGCCAGAACCACGCAAAACTGCTCTGGTCGCTTGCCAATCTTGAACTCTTTCTACGCATGCATCAGCACTGA
- a CDS encoding nucleotide sugar dehydrogenase: MRISVFGLGYVGVVATGCLAHDGHEVIGVDPNPEKVRLINEGKSPIVEAEIGELIVAAGSRIRATDDTIAAVRDTELSLVCVGTPSQGNGSLDLSYVRRVCEQIGLAIRDKDERHTVVIRSTILPGTMATLVRPVLEETSGKLAGSGFGLCNNPEFLREGTAVHDYRNPPKTVIGEVDVTSGDIVASLYAGLDAPLIRTSLEVAETVKYVDNVWHAVKVAFANEVGSICKQVRVDGHQVMNIFCQDTKLNISPYYMKPGFAFGGSCLPKDVRALSYKAQTLDLDLPLLRAIMPSNRSHIDRGFDMIIQGKGRKIGILGFSFKAGTDDLRESPLVEIIERLIGKGYDVRVYDRNVSLAALQGGNRDYILNHIPHISRLMVDSIDSLLDHAQIVVIGNGSPEFKNLTVREGQHVVDLVRVGNVPPTGGSYDGICW; the protein is encoded by the coding sequence TTGCGTATTAGCGTATTCGGACTCGGCTACGTTGGCGTCGTCGCAACGGGTTGCCTGGCGCACGACGGTCACGAAGTGATCGGTGTCGACCCTAATCCAGAAAAAGTAAGACTTATCAACGAAGGGAAATCTCCGATCGTGGAGGCTGAAATCGGCGAACTGATCGTCGCGGCCGGCTCGCGTATCCGCGCGACCGACGACACGATTGCCGCCGTTCGGGATACGGAATTGTCGCTGGTGTGCGTGGGCACGCCCAGCCAAGGAAACGGGTCCCTGGATCTTTCCTACGTTCGCCGCGTCTGCGAGCAGATCGGGCTTGCGATAAGGGACAAGGACGAGCGCCATACCGTCGTCATCCGTTCGACCATTCTCCCCGGCACCATGGCAACTCTCGTGCGTCCGGTGCTCGAGGAAACCTCGGGCAAGCTGGCCGGATCAGGCTTCGGCTTGTGCAACAACCCGGAATTCTTGCGGGAAGGCACGGCGGTTCACGATTATCGCAATCCGCCCAAGACGGTGATTGGCGAAGTCGACGTGACCAGCGGCGATATCGTCGCGAGCCTGTATGCCGGGCTGGACGCGCCTTTGATTCGCACGTCGCTCGAAGTGGCGGAGACGGTCAAATATGTCGACAACGTATGGCATGCAGTGAAAGTCGCTTTTGCCAACGAAGTGGGCTCGATTTGCAAACAGGTGCGGGTCGATGGCCACCAGGTCATGAATATCTTCTGTCAGGATACGAAGCTCAATATCTCCCCCTATTACATGAAGCCTGGCTTCGCCTTCGGCGGCTCTTGCCTTCCCAAGGATGTCAGGGCGCTTTCTTACAAGGCCCAGACTCTCGATCTCGATTTGCCGCTATTGCGTGCAATCATGCCCAGCAACCGAAGCCACATCGACCGCGGCTTCGACATGATTATTCAAGGCAAAGGGCGCAAGATAGGTATTCTTGGCTTCAGCTTCAAGGCCGGTACGGACGATCTGCGGGAAAGCCCCCTGGTCGAGATCATCGAGCGGCTGATCGGCAAGGGCTACGACGTGCGTGTCTACGACCGCAATGTCAGTCTCGCGGCGCTGCAGGGTGGCAACCGGGATTACATCCTCAATCACATTCCCCATATTTCGCGCTTGATGGTGGATTCGATCGACTCGCTGCTCGATCATGCGCAGATCGTCGTCATCGGCAACGGCTCGCCCGAATTCAAGAATCTGACCGTGCGGGAGGGCCAGCACGTCGTCGACTTGGTGCGGGTCGGCAATGTCCCCCCCACGGGAGGCAGCTATGACGGCATCTGCTGGTAA
- a CDS encoding glycosyltransferase family 4 protein, producing MSPPREAAMTASAGKRGRRVLIVVENLPVPFDRRVWQEATTLVAAGYQVTIICPATRDWPKRFEIIDGIHIYRHPLAHEADGALGYALEYGAALFWEWVLAVKIAFGRGFDIFHACNPPDLIFLVGMFFKLFGKKFVFDHHDINPELYEAKFGKRDFFWKLMVWAEWLTFKLADISIATNESYKRIAIERGGMDPDRVFVVRSGPKLDRLKILPPDPSLKRGRDYLVGYVGVMGKQEGIDLLLESVRILVHERGRADIQFGIVGGGTSLEEMKELAKTLGVADYVTFTGRVSDAELLAVLNTADVCVNPDIANPMNDASTMNKIMEYMALGKPIVQFDLMEGRVSAKEASLYAAKNDPADMASKIVELLADPERRKAMGEFGRARVENELEWKYEAPKLIDAYASLYRD from the coding sequence ATGTCCCCCCCACGGGAGGCAGCTATGACGGCATCTGCTGGTAAGCGCGGGCGTCGCGTCCTGATCGTTGTCGAAAATCTTCCCGTTCCATTCGACAGGCGGGTCTGGCAAGAGGCGACGACGCTCGTCGCGGCAGGCTATCAGGTAACGATTATCTGTCCCGCCACGCGGGATTGGCCCAAGCGATTCGAGATCATCGATGGCATCCACATCTACCGCCATCCGCTTGCGCATGAGGCGGACGGCGCGCTGGGCTATGCCTTGGAATACGGCGCCGCGCTTTTTTGGGAGTGGGTGCTTGCGGTGAAGATCGCCTTCGGGCGGGGGTTCGACATTTTTCATGCGTGCAATCCGCCGGACCTGATCTTCCTCGTCGGCATGTTCTTCAAGCTGTTCGGCAAGAAATTCGTTTTCGATCACCACGACATCAACCCGGAACTCTACGAAGCCAAGTTCGGCAAGCGCGATTTCTTCTGGAAGTTGATGGTCTGGGCCGAATGGCTGACGTTCAAATTAGCGGACATATCGATCGCGACCAACGAAAGCTACAAACGCATCGCCATCGAGCGCGGCGGCATGGATCCCGATCGGGTTTTCGTCGTCAGGTCCGGACCCAAGCTCGACCGCCTGAAAATACTGCCGCCGGATCCGTCGCTCAAGCGGGGGCGCGATTATCTCGTGGGATACGTGGGCGTCATGGGCAAGCAGGAGGGAATCGACTTGCTTCTAGAGTCTGTGCGCATCCTGGTGCACGAACGCGGTCGGGCCGATATTCAATTCGGGATCGTGGGCGGCGGGACCTCGCTGGAAGAGATGAAGGAACTGGCGAAGACGCTAGGCGTGGCGGATTACGTCACGTTTACCGGCCGGGTCAGCGACGCGGAGCTTTTGGCGGTTCTCAATACGGCCGATGTCTGCGTCAACCCCGACATTGCCAATCCGATGAACGATGCGTCGACCATGAATAAGATCATGGAGTATATGGCGCTGGGTAAGCCCATCGTGCAGTTCGATCTTATGGAAGGCCGGGTGTCCGCTAAAGAGGCATCCCTTTACGCGGCCAAAAACGATCCGGCGGACATGGCATCGAAGATCGTCGAGCTGCTGGCCGATCCCGAGCGCCGCAAGGCCATGGGGGAATTCGGCCGCGCGCGGGTTGAAAACGAACTGGAGTGGAAGTACGAGGCGCCCAAGCTTATCGATGCCTATGCCTCGCTCTATCGCGATTGA
- a CDS encoding undecaprenyl-phosphate glucose phosphotransferase translates to MPRTGQFSLHYNVLMALSAIFSALCNAVPFYTLSSHLGLEAGSDIHQGWILIAAASFLTFVDFRQLITARSMGWLLSRALLRWVWVVLAVVLSLLFLVRNQTEIDLTRSLVPRWAIIALILQMLCLMLCRRGIYWINNLADNRHKAVFFGMGPQAHTLYLRLRRSPILGIEVMGYYASQPVDSRITAEGPVPPYLGSNENAWPHIKNATYDMVFIQPYGYYDQQLSAQMFEQLYDSTANIYMLPETRWADDVVTLTSNEIAGVSLLSIHATPIMGFARVFKRIMDLVLGGIALLLLSPVMLAVAIAVRLDSPGPILFRQNRYGERGQPVPVYKFRSMYVDKDTATLRQASRGDPRVTRVGRILRRTSLDELPQLFNVLLGTMSLVGPRPHADAHNELYRRQISGYMLRHSIKPGITGWAQVNGLRGETDTLEKMQRRIEYDRYYIQYWSLSLDIRILFLTIWTVIRGDNAY, encoded by the coding sequence ATGCCTCGAACTGGTCAATTTTCCCTGCACTACAACGTCCTCATGGCGCTGAGCGCGATCTTCAGCGCCCTGTGCAATGCAGTGCCTTTCTACACGCTGTCCAGTCACCTGGGACTGGAGGCGGGTTCCGATATTCACCAGGGCTGGATCTTGATCGCCGCCGCCTCCTTCCTGACCTTCGTCGATTTTCGACAACTCATCACCGCGCGCAGCATGGGATGGCTTTTGAGCCGCGCCTTGCTGCGCTGGGTCTGGGTAGTGCTGGCCGTGGTGCTGAGCCTGCTTTTCCTGGTGCGCAACCAAACCGAAATAGACCTGACGCGCAGTCTGGTCCCTCGCTGGGCGATCATCGCCCTGATTTTGCAAATGCTGTGCCTGATGCTGTGCCGCCGGGGCATCTACTGGATCAACAACCTGGCCGACAATCGGCATAAAGCTGTGTTCTTTGGCATGGGACCTCAGGCGCACACCCTGTACTTGCGCCTGCGGCGTTCGCCCATCCTCGGGATCGAGGTCATGGGCTACTACGCATCCCAACCGGTGGATAGCCGCATTACCGCCGAAGGGCCGGTTCCGCCGTATCTGGGTTCGAACGAGAACGCCTGGCCTCATATCAAGAACGCCACATACGACATGGTGTTCATCCAGCCCTACGGTTATTACGACCAGCAACTGAGCGCCCAAATGTTCGAGCAGCTCTACGACTCGACGGCCAACATCTACATGCTGCCCGAAACACGCTGGGCCGATGACGTCGTCACCTTGACGAGCAACGAGATCGCCGGCGTTTCGCTCCTGTCCATCCACGCCACCCCCATCATGGGCTTTGCCCGCGTGTTCAAGCGAATCATGGATCTGGTGCTCGGCGGCATCGCACTGCTGTTGCTCTCGCCCGTCATGCTGGCGGTCGCCATCGCCGTGCGGCTGGATTCGCCCGGCCCGATACTCTTTCGCCAGAATCGCTACGGCGAGCGAGGCCAGCCCGTTCCCGTCTATAAATTCCGTTCAATGTACGTCGACAAGGACACGGCGACGCTGCGCCAGGCCAGCCGCGGCGATCCACGCGTAACGCGGGTGGGCCGAATCCTGCGCCGCACCTCGCTCGACGAACTGCCGCAGTTGTTCAACGTGCTGCTCGGCACGATGAGCCTGGTCGGCCCGCGCCCGCACGCCGACGCGCACAACGAACTCTACCGGCGCCAGATCAGCGGCTACATGCTACGCCACAGCATCAAGCCGGGCATCACAGGATGGGCGCAAGTCAACGGCCTACGGGGTGAAACCGACACCCTGGAAAAGATGCAGCGCCGGATCGAATACGACCGCTACTACATCCAGTACTGGTCGCTGAGCCTGGACATCCGCATTCTGTTCCTCACCATCTGGACAGTCATCCGCGGCGACAACGCTTATTGA